AGATGCGGCTGACCGCCCCGGCGCCGAGGCCGACGGTCACCCCGTCCCGGGCCAGCACGACCGCGTTGCTGCGCGCGTGCTTGACCACCGCCCAGGCGAAGCGCAGGTCGAGCCATTCCCCTTCGCTGGGCTCGCGGGTGGTGACCACCTCCGGGCAGAGGTCGTCCCAGGGCCGGGTGTCGCGCCGCTGCACGGCGAAGCCCCCGGCGAGGGGCCGCACGTCGAGCGTGCCGGGATTCGCGTCCGGCGCGGCGACGAGCACCCGCAGGTCGGGCTTTTTCGCGGCGAACCACTCCACGGCTTCCGGGGTGACCTCGGGGGCGATCAGCACCTCGAGGAAGGTGCCCCGCATCGCCCGGGCCGCCGCGAGGTCCACTGGGCGGCTCACGGCCACCACGCCGCCGAAGACGCTGAGGGTGTCGGCGTCGCGCGCCCGCTCCCAGGCCGCCTGCACGCTGTCCGCCAGCGCCACGCCGCAGGGGTTGGCGTGCTTGACGGCGACGCACACGGCGCGGGTTCCGGCGGGCCCCCCTCGAACTGGCCCCGTCTCCTGCGCCGCAAGTTCCCGCGCGAGGGTCCAGGCCGCATCGGCGTCCGCGTAGTTGTTGAAGCTCATCGGCTTTCCGGCCACCACGCGGGCGTCGAGGACCGGGCCGCGCTCCCCGCCGAACCGGTACACCGCCCCCGGCTGGTGGGGGTTCTCGCCGTAGCGCACCTGCGCGGCGCGGGACAGGTCGAGGGTGAGGTGCTCGGGTAACGTCTCCTCCTTCCCCTCCACCCCCTCCAGATAGGCGCTGATCGCCGCGTCGTACTCGCTGGTGTGGCGGTACGCCTTGGCGGCGAGGCGGCGGCGGTCCTCGGGTGAAACCTCGTCCTGCAACGCCAGCCCGTAGTCGGCGGGATCAACGAGGACGAGCACCCCGGCGTGGTTTTTCGCCGCCGCGCGGATCATCGCCGGGCCGCCGACGTCGATGTTCTCGACGGCCTCCTGGGGAGCGGCCCCGCGCGCCACCGTCTCGCGGAAGGGGTAGAGGTTCACGCACACGAGGTCGATGGTCGCGATGCCGTGGGCGACGAGTTCGTCGAGGTGCCCCTCCTCCCGCCGGGCGAGGATGCCGCCGTGAATAATCGGGTGCAGCGTCTTGACCCGACCGTCCAGAATCTCGGGGAAGCCCGTCACGTCGCTCACCGCCGTCGCGGGGACATTCGCCGCGCGCAGGGTGGCGAGGGTGCCGCCCGTGCTCAGCACCTCCCAGCCGCGCGCCGTGAGTGCCCGCGCAAAACTCTCCACGCCCGTCTTGTCGCTCACCGAGATCAGGGCCCGTCTCGCCATGTCCTGCCTCCGCACCTGGAAAAGGAAGGTGGACGCCCGCCGCCCGATACGGCGGTGCG
The Deinococcus planocerae genome window above contains:
- the purH gene encoding bifunctional phosphoribosylaminoimidazolecarboxamide formyltransferase/IMP cyclohydrolase, translated to MARRALISVSDKTGVESFARALTARGWEVLSTGGTLATLRAANVPATAVSDVTGFPEILDGRVKTLHPIIHGGILARREEGHLDELVAHGIATIDLVCVNLYPFRETVARGAAPQEAVENIDVGGPAMIRAAAKNHAGVLVLVDPADYGLALQDEVSPEDRRRLAAKAYRHTSEYDAAISAYLEGVEGKEETLPEHLTLDLSRAAQVRYGENPHQPGAVYRFGGERGPVLDARVVAGKPMSFNNYADADAAWTLARELAAQETGPVRGGPAGTRAVCVAVKHANPCGVALADSVQAAWERARDADTLSVFGGVVAVSRPVDLAAARAMRGTFLEVLIAPEVTPEAVEWFAAKKPDLRVLVAAPDANPGTLDVRPLAGGFAVQRRDTRPWDDLCPEVVTTREPSEGEWLDLRFAWAVVKHARSNAVVLARDGVTVGLGAGAVSRIWAAERAVANAGERARGAVLASEAFFPFGDVVRLAAGVGVTAVLQPGGAKRDPEVIAAANDLGVSMVFTGSRHFRH